The following proteins are encoded in a genomic region of Choloepus didactylus isolate mChoDid1 chromosome Y, mChoDid1.pri, whole genome shotgun sequence:
- the GPR101 gene encoding LOW QUALITY PROTEIN: probable G-protein coupled receptor 101 (The sequence of the model RefSeq protein was modified relative to this genomic sequence to represent the inferred CDS: inserted 1 base in 1 codon; substituted 1 base at 1 genomic stop codon) → MTPACTNSTRESNHSHTCVPLSKMPISLSHGIILSSVLLNFLTASFVGNVVLALVLQRKPQLLQVANRFIFNFLITDLLQISLVAPWVVATFVPLFWPLNSHFCTALISLTHLFALASVNTIMVVSVDHYLSIIHPLSYPAKMXQRRGYMLLYGTWIVAILQSTPPLYGWGQAVFDQRNALXSMLWGTRPSYTILSVASFIVIPLIVMIDCYSVVFGAARRQHALLYNVKSHSLEVCPKACVEKENEGVEKKDEFQHESEFQDEARTKESSVEAKEGSMEAKEGSMEAKKDSAETTEAKGIEEIRESSMIASKGNLEAKAGSVKGKEGSTKIEGSSMKTDKSCIEVSQCNIDLGEDDLEFGECDMEFGEDDINFSEDDIEAVNIPESLPPSRQNSNGDPPLPQCYQCKAAKVIFLIIFSYVLSLGPYCFLAVLAAWVDVQTRVPQWVITIIIWLFFLQCCIHPYIYGYMHKTIKKEIQDMLKKFFCKENPPKEGSHPDLPETEGGTEGGTEGKIIPSHDSVTSP, encoded by the exons ATGACACCCGCCTGCACCAATAGCACACGCGAAAGCAACCACAGCCACACGTGTGTGCCCCTCTCCAAAATGCCCATCAGCCTGTCACATGGTATCATCCTCTCAAGTGTGCTGCTGAACTTCCTCACCGCCTCGTTCGTCGGCAACGTGGTGCTGGCGCTAGTGCTGCAACGCAAGCCGCAGCTGCTGCAAGTGGCCAATCGCTTCATCTTTAACTTCCTCATCACCGACCTGCTGCAGATTTCACTCGTGGCCCCCTGGGTGGTGGCCACCTTTGTACCTCTCTTCTGGCCCCTCAACAGCCACTTCTGCACGGCCCTGATTAGCCTCACCCACCTGTTCGCCTTGGCCAGTGTCAACACCATCATGGTGGTGTCAGTGGATCACTACCTGTCTATCATCCACCCTCTCTCCTACCCGGCCAAGA CCCAGCGCCGGGGCTACATGCTCCTCTATGGCACCTGGATCGTGGCCATTCTTCAGAGCACACCCCCACTCTACGGCTGGGGCCAGGCTGTCTTTGACCAGCGCAATGCCCTCTGATCCATGCTCTGGGGAACCAGACCCAGTTACACCATCCTCAGCGTAGCGTCCTTCATCGTGATTCCATTGATTGTCATGATTGACTGCTACTCCGTGGTGTTCGGGGCAGCCCGGCGGCAGCACGCTCTGCTGTACAACGTCAAGAGCCACAGCTTGGAGGTGTGCCCCAAGGCCTGTGTGGAGAAGGAGAACGAAGGGGTAGAGAAGAA GGATGAGTTCCAGCATGAAAGCGAGTTCCAAGATGAGGCCAGGACCAAGGAGAGCAGCGTGGAGGCCAAAGAGGGCAGCATGGAGGCCAAAGAGGGCAGCATGGAAGCCAAGAAAGATAGCGCAGAGACCACTGAGGCCAAGGGCATTGAAGAGATCAGAGAGAGTAGCATGATAGCCAGCAAAGGCAACTTGGAGGCCAAGGCAGGCAGTGTGAAAGGGAAGGAAGGCAGCACCAAAATTGAGGGGAGCAGCATGAAGACAGACAAGAGCTGCATAGAGGTCAGTCAGTGCAACATTGACTTGGGTGAAGATGACCTGGAGTTTGGTGAGTGTGACATGGAGTTCGGTGAAGACGACATCAATTTCAGTGAGGATGACATTGAGGCAGTGAACATCCCAGAGAGCCTCCCACCCAGCCGTCAAAACAGCAATGGTGACCCTCCTCTTCCCCAGTGCTACCAGTGCAAAGCTGCCAAAGTGATCTTTCTCATCATTTTCTCCTATGTGCTGTCCCTGGGGCCTTACTGCTTTCTAGCAGTCCTGGCTGCGTGGGTGGATGTCCAAACCAGGGTACCCCAGTGGGTGATCACCATAATAATCTGGCTTTTCTTCCTGCAGTGCTGCATCCACCCCTACATCTATGGCTACATGCACAAAACCATCAAGAAGGAAATCCAGGATATGCTGAAGAAATTCTTCTGCAAGGAAAATCCCCCAAAAGAAGGCAGCCACCCAGACCTGCCTGAAACAGAAGGTGGCACAGAGGGTGGGACTGAAGGCAAGATCATACCTTCCCATGATTCTGTCACTTCACCTTGA